From the genome of Bacteroidia bacterium:
GTGATGCTGTTAGCAACAACTGGTACGATTACTAAAAATTCATCTATTGCTAATGGCGGGTCGCTACCGTTACTGCCTGCTGTAAACTGAAAACCGAAACGTAAGTTAGATTGGTTGTCAAATATTGCGTTTGTAAAACTTTCGCTTTTCCATGTAGCTTGGTTTCGCATCTGGCCACCGGTACCAACTGAAGTATATTGAGTCCATGAGGTTCCGCCGTCTGTACTATACCAGAATTTGCCATAAGAGGCTGTTCCTCCTTTGCATAGCCAGTAAAACTTTACCGTTACACTTGTTTGGCCGGAGGTGTTGATTACCGGAGAGCGTGTAAAAAAGCTTTGTGTAGCTGAGCAATTTCCACTGCCAGCCGTCTGAAAATTAGCATTCAAGATACCTTGTTGCTGGGCAAAGTCAGAGAGGATGTGCATATAATAGCTTTGCGGGTTACCGGTAATGCCCGCCGGCTGATTCGGGGTATTGGGAATCATCCCAAAAAAGCCGCCTGGATATTCATCGTTTACTGTCCAGAAATTACAATCCCCACCGGCTACACTGCTTTGGTCGCTTGTGTTTAACGTCCAATCCCCCACACCGTTGTTCCACGTTTGTGAATATATCGTGGTTTGAGCCAAAGCCGATTTTATCTGCAAAAAAAGCAGCACACAGATTAAAACATAAATGCTTCTATAAATTCGCATAGATGCCGACATATTTTTTATTTTTAATGTTTTTATAATTATAAGGCAAAAGTAAGAATGTTTTTTGGGTTTGATGATTTTTTCCCATTTGAACAGCAATAAAATCATGTTCAGGCGGCATTAAATCTTTCTTTTGGCTCATAGATTTAACAAAAATAAAATTGAATATTGCTAAAACGGCATAAAGCAGCTTATGGTTTTGCCTGATTTATGGTTGTTGGTTTTCTTACTCTGGGTTAATTTTGCTGTTGTTTTAGCATTCTTTGATAAGTATTTAGGTATTCAATAGATTTTCTAAAAAAGGTTTTAAGACCAGAACGTGATTATGTTCTGTATCTTTGGTTGAATAAATGAGCGTTATTACCTGATATTGTGTCATATTTTTTGCAAAATTCTTCACTACATCAGATTCCTGCAATTCCTGACTATACAAAGATTTGAATTTTTCCCAATTATTAATTTTGTTTTGATGAAACCATTGGCGGAGAGATGTGGAAGGGGCAAGCTGTTTTTCCCAAATATCATATTTCAACTTTTCTTTTTTTATTCCTCGTGGCCAAAGGCCGTCAACTAATATTCTAACTCCGTCTTCTACGCTGTATGGGTCATAAACTCTTTTTGTTTTAACTTGTGTCATGATTATTGGGTGAATTAGATTTTACAATACTTTACTAAAAACGCAAATGAGTGTTTTATTTTCAGCAGAAGAAGTGATTAAAATCCTTAATAAAACCCTGAATATCAGTATGATTTTATTGTATTTCTTTTTCAAGATTATTTGTGGCCATACTTAGGTTGCTGAACAATAACTCGTGGTTATTTTCTATATTTTTGAGGAATCCTTTTGGGAGGTGATTCCAGTCAAATAGTTCTACCAATATAGGGATATTGCTTTGCTGTATTTTGGCTTTTAGGTTTAGAAAAGTTTCGTTGGATAGTTTTTGTAGGTTATGGGTTCGGATTACTAAGTCGAGGTCGCTACCTTCGTGGGCTTCTCCGCTTACGCGGCTGCCGAATGCCCAGATTTCTACCGGTATGTTTAAGGTACTGAAAATAGCTAATAGGCTTTTTTTATCTTTATCTCTCAAAATCATGGTTTTGACGTTTGATGGCTTTAGCTATTTGTTTTGCATCTGCGATAAACTTGGGCAGCAAAACCAACATCCCTTCGGCAAATTTTGCTCCATAATCATGGGTAGTGTTGTTTCTATTTTCGCGATACTCCAAAAACCTTTCAGACAAATCAATAGAGATAATGCTTCTGATAACAGCCTGCCGAAATACATCTTTAAAAAACAACCT
Proteins encoded in this window:
- a CDS encoding DUF488 family protein, with translation MTQVKTKRVYDPYSVEDGVRILVDGLWPRGIKKEKLKYDIWEKQLAPSTSLRQWFHQNKINNWEKFKSLYSQELQESDVVKNFAKNMTQYQVITLIYSTKDTEHNHVLVLKPFLENLLNT
- a CDS encoding nucleotidyltransferase substrate binding protein, translating into MDKMNLDTTYYERCIKTLEKAYDLLLQTDPEDIDYDMYRLACIKEFEIILEQSGKLLRKALKPYFYTSRAVDRLFFKDVFRQAVIRSIISIDLSERFLEYRENRNNTTHDYGAKFAEGMLVLLPKFIADAKQIAKAIKRQNHDFER
- a CDS encoding nucleotidyltransferase domain-containing protein translates to MILRDKDKKSLLAIFSTLNIPVEIWAFGSRVSGEAHEGSDLDLVIRTHNLQKLSNETFLNLKAKIQQSNIPILVELFDWNHLPKGFLKNIENNHELLFSNLSMATNNLEKEIQ